DNA sequence from the Cataglyphis hispanica isolate Lineage 1 chromosome 12, ULB_Chis1_1.0, whole genome shotgun sequence genome:
TGTTTGTGACTGCCCTTGTTGGATGTACAAGCTCTGTACTCTTCATGCCATACATGAGAAATTATCGTGAGATTTATTTGGTTTCTTATCTGGTCGGAGAAGGACTGAGTGGATTTGTACCGAGTGCAGTTGCTCTAATTCAAGGCGTTGGTAGCAATCAAGTGTGCACCAATGTTACTAAACCAGGATCAACTAATCTAGAGTTCATCCTCAAATCAGATCCGAGATTCtctacacaaatatttttcatctttatcggCACTTTGTTATGTTTGAGTTTTCTGTCATTCTTAGGATTAAATCTTTTACCTATAGCACTTGGAGAAAGAGTCAAGCTTCCAAGTAGTATGGAAATGTTACCAACTGATACAACAGCACCACCTAGCTACAAAACTAATTCCGGCTGGAAAATGCCGAAATATacatactattatttattaattatgatggcCATAGTCTGTTTTCTCGGCAATGGTACTTTACCAAGTATACAGTCGTATTCCTGTCTACCATACGGCAGTATCGCATATCATTTGACAGTCACGTTAGCTTCCATAGCTGGTCCATTGGCCATGTCTTTAGGTTTCTTTATTGAAACACCGGCAATTAAACTCCTTAATATTCTTAcggcaattattttaatactttcagGCATCGTTTTATACTTGGCGGCGAAATCACCTAATCCTCCTTTTCAAAACTCATGGGTGGGTGAATTTATGGTAGTCGTTTTGTGGATAACTCTTTGCGGTTTAATAGGTTTTGTAAAAATGGGCATTACAACTTTGTATCGGCCCGATCCTGGAAGAGGTCTTTATTATACTGGTGTCGCGACACAAATCGGATCTCTGTTAGGTGCAATTACCATATTCGGTTTGGTCAATTATGCAAAAGTATTTCAGTCTTATTCTCCTTGTGCACctcttataaaagattaacGTAGCCTGTACTTAGTCCTATTGATTATTTGCACAGATAATggtgatagaaaaatattttatattttttttagttctacaatcaaaaatgtttatacatattgagagatatattattcaatagtTACTATATTTACTaacttagaattaattttctatagaaatagggatcaaatttttattaatgcattttacaattttaatctccatatatatttatacacaagttattgtgattatttttcattataagtTGTATAACTGAACAGATAATGaaacgtatattatatatatacgctacAAAGATGATTTCGATGATGTACATAAAATTCAGTAAAGTAAAAAGTactaaacaattatttttataaatataaaaatatgtcgcaAAACCAtactgcatttttatattaatattttaaaattatataaattttatcattaaaatgcatatgtattgaattatatttctgtaataattttctcctCATTACATTTGCTTTTttctgattatttaaaatttgatagtataaaacatgtaaaaaaagaaaaattgatgaagaaagctcaatttttttttaaataaaactctaagttagatattagtatttgaatacaaatatgttcaatcttttttatagttaGATCTGTACCAGAGTATACAACATAAAGTGCTTAAATTAAACTTGTGTGTAACTTGAATATGTACTCTTTTATGATCACATACTGCTCAGTTTtatctgataaattttattgggTAGATTAAGAACCAGAtaggcaattttttaatttcctaacTCTTATTACATTTCTTCTTGACTCTCTGCTCTTAACAAGTTTATGCAGAGCAGAGTTCATTATCGTTACTTATTGTTTGGAAGTACATAACATGTatctgtgatattttaatgcttatcaattatataataatatatatttgaatttaaacttTTGAATATCAGTATTTATGTGAGTGgtcaatttatttcattcaaagTATGTCgacaattatctttttaattattggcaaaattatatatataaagtcaaaTACTAATTGTTTGCTATTGTGCAGGAATAAATGAGGAgatcaaaaatatgtacaataatgaAAGATGATTTACAAGTTAATCATTATCTTGGACATGTTAAATGTGGCCGTGCAATCATCCATCTTCTCGTAATCTTGTTTGGTATATCCACTTGGATTGGCGTCAATGGAATATTCATTGAATTGCCACTACTTGTGAATATTGCTCCGGAAGGTTGGAATTTACCCGCATACATAGTAATAGTGGCGCAATCCGCGAATGTGGGTCCTGCGATATATACTTTCTTACGTAAGAAGAAATGCGAATTGAACGAATCGTTGTGCATATTATGCTTACTGTGCTTACAAATTCTCGCAATGGGATTACTGATATTCTTTTACGATAAAACAACTGTCATCGATGGTGAGAAACATAGCCTGATTTTACTTGtttcagtattttttaatgctctGGTCGGTTGTTTCAGCTCTGTACTATTCATGCCTTATCTTCATGattttgatgatatttatattgtgtcCTACTTCATTGGGGAAGGTCTGAGTGGTGTACTGCCAAGCACAGTAGCATTAATACAAGGTATAGGAGAACGCTTAGAATGCAATACAAcggaaataatttctcttaatgCATCCCATGTAAAGTTCTCAGGACAATATTACTTTCTGTTCTTGACTCTTATACTTCTTATGTCGCTTGTCGCGTTTATCATTTTGCGATATTTCCGGTTTATACAAAGTAGGAAGAACTTGCATGATACtaattttttcacacaaaCTAAAGTAcaattagtaaattatatatggcACAACGAGTTTGATAGTAGTACTAATGTCTGGTACATTGATcagatattatcaaaaaaagaaagcgaaGAAGCAAAATGTTCTACATTAAAGAAAGCAAATAATTTGTACgtattcaagaaaatttatttatacatcctAATTGGAATTTGTTGCTTCTTTAGTAATGGATTTCTCCCAAGTATCCAATCTTACTCATGTCTACCATATGGCCATCTTGCTTATCAATTGTCCATCACTTGTGCCCAATTCATCAACCCTCTTGCATGTTTCTTGACATTCTGGATCAAAGtatcaaatataaagaatatcaatTGTTTATCTCTGATATGCTTAATCGCTGGATGCTATGTTATATGCATAGCTTTATTATCTCCTACTCCACCGTTGCAAAGATCGACAATTGGTATAGGATTAATTGTTTTGTTCTGGATTATCCTATCGGGAGTCATATCGTATTTAAAACTCATAATTGTATCCTTCCTGAAACATATATCTTCTTCGAATAAGACACTTTTCAATATAGGTATAGTTATGCAAGGGGGCTCGGCGAGCGGAGCAATTATTTCGTtcgttttaatcaattttaccGATTTTTTCAAGATGTACGACTTCTGTTCTGTTTAAAGGGAATTATCAAAAAACTCTGTATAATGATAATGCAGCAATTTGATGTGtgaattaaaatgcaataatgaaaataagacAATATAgcgttttagaaaaaaattaagtgttTTTATAAGGATACcaatagaaataatgttgtatttttatttttaaacaacctgaaaaaatgaatttgtgaatgaaaaatgatggtataaaaaatgttttataataatgtcagTATGgtacaatatatgtttttcatcataaattttctttaatgaatttaaaatgatttattcaattaaagtaaagagaaactaagtttatatatatatatatatatatatatatatatatatatatatatatatagtatatgtgtgtgtgtgtgtgtgtgtgtgtgtgtgtgtgtgtgtgaggagtgagtgtgtgtgtgtgtgtgtgtgtgtgttgtgtgtgtgcgcatttataactatttttaaagtatGCAGGCATAcatcatctatatatttaataagcaaatataaatatttaataaataatgttcaacaaaatatatatattttttaatagcgaTCAGAgtgtatgtaattatatctattattataaacagacgggtattgtaatttattgttaacaataaataattatatatcacacatagtatattgtatataattacaatagaataatataatattgttgaaagAGTTTACAATCAgatgtagatattttattaatataaattacaataaaatgatttttaataaatgtttttactgttatataaatgtaaaaaaattcatacatacatattatatatatatatatatatatatatatatatatatatatttaatatttatatattatatatatatatatatatttaatatttatatattatataaattgttattaacagattaaaattcacattccgcgaatttttttttgttgagtAATAAGACCAGATCTACAAAAGTAGTAAGCctttaaatcgtaaaaaaattatcaacaacAATTGATATTATTCTTCTCTCATTTGAGTGTGATTGATCAATTTCTTATGGCTTGAGACTTATTACATCTATTGTATTAGATCCGGGCTAATAGGCGCATGCAACAGACTCAACAATTAATAGCATTCGAACGTGATTGGTTCTTACTTTAAAGAACAGATCTTATGATGCATTGCGAAAAGCCTCGGCAACCAATAACAGTCTATCTTATTTAGCATCTTTTTTCAACAGCGCATATATCGATTCTTGCATTGCATTGGTCGCGAGCATcatttatctttgtttaacATTCGATACAACACAAGGATGAAATAATGAACGTGAACGTATGGTCGTTAAATGGAACGCGCCCTTTATGGTTTGAAAAGGCTCGTGACCTAacctttctttatataaccttATATGcgccatatacatatacaaaacacAGTATACAAGGTGTGTTCGGAGAACACGCTTTTAGCGCTATGAGCGTGCTCTGTTCTTATTCAACTTTCACTAAATAACAAAAACAGATAATGCTTTTAGTGTGTAAGTATGTTCCTGAACGCAACCACAGTGACAGTGATGTATTTACAGCTGATGACAGctgtatataaatgcatacaaAGTGTTCGCATCGATACTCGTTTGATAATACTGATGATAACatcaaaagtatttaaatacaatactaATTCTTCTTTGTCGATTTCTCatgttattttcaaaaaaacagATTGAATGAGAATATTTAGATTCGCACGGTGCGAGGAAAAATGGATGACGAGAATGCAAGTTGCGCGTATGACAGCGAGGAAGATACTCAAGTGTCATTGTTGGATCTCCCGGTCGAGGTTTGTGCGGAatgccaattttattttcttcacacAAGTACACATACACGAGAAATTGTCTTAGCTGTcatttatctttgttattattttatttcgttagTTGCTTGTCGATgcaataaagtaaataagcGATGTGTGATTGTCTCATTCTCCTcgctctttcttttaaattttgttttatcttatgtgtttatgttttatcttatgtgtttatgtttatttaattataccaaACTAATTCAtccatacattatttaatttatctatgcTGCGTTTCAGATATTCCTGCATATATGTTCCTTCTTAAAAGCGTCAACATTAGTGCACAGTTTGAGCCTAGTATGCAAACAATTCTATCTGATTTTAAAGGATGATTCACTATGGAAAGCGCGAATTAATCATATATGGCCAGATGCTAGCTACCCGCTTTTGCGTCCTGGTTAGCTCAAATTGATAGTACCTTGTTACTTTACATAACTGcttatttagtaaataactatcaaatattatattaatattttatattaattttatattaaaagtgacatatatgtaattaatataattttagcaaaGGTTGACAAACTATTTTGGAAATTGTCATGTGTTGCAATTGAAAAACAAAGAGCACTATGGAGACAAAAGGAATGTTCTATGCAGAAAATAGCTTCACGTCCACAGGGCAGCACAGTAGATGCTCTACTACTGAtgcatgtaaataatatattatttaagcatCTTTGGAtatctcttatttaaaaaatgaactgatatataatatgatccTAATGTACAGGATGGTACCGCTTATATTGCTGGAGCTAGAGATCGCAGTctgatttatgtaaatttatgccTGAGTAATGAATCCTCAACTCACAGTACCTGTAATATAAGATCTGCGCATAATGGATGGATTTGGGATCTGACAACTGTAGATAACACTATCTACAGTTGTAGTTGGGATCAGAGCATCAAATCATGGATGCTTACTAATGTTGGTCTTGTCCAGCagaaaacttataaaatgtatacaataatgaaatgtttttttcgacCTTTTCATgataaaactgagaagaatgatttctatttatataaaaaatttttattaaatttattcaaatataaatattgcaattgcTCATCGACAGAGAATTTGGAAATAATGCATTCTAAAGTTTATTCGCTCTATTAACCAATGTTCTTGTTTATTACTTTGTGCAAATAATTCtctaacaagaaaaaaaacttcCAGGAGTGTGTCAGGTGCACTGCTTTGTGTATCATCATGTCCAGAACAGAGTCTTTTCGCGACCGGTTCGTACATGAGGACTGTATTCGTCTTCGATTCCAGATCGGGAGAAAAGCCAATCAGGCAATATCGATCGCACGGAGGAGCTGTTATTAAACTGGCAATGAATTCCGAATACATCTTATCTGCTAGCGAGGATAAAACGGTGTCTATTTGGGATCAAAGAGCCGGACGAACTATGAAACATATCACAGTAATACTTACATATTTCAacgacgaaaaaaagaaaatatatacgatatcgCAGATATTTTGTAGATTCCAGGCGAAGCGTTTCCCATGAGCATAAACATGCAACAAGATTGTGTTTGTGTCGGGGACAACATCGCCAAACTGCATGTATTAAATCCGAAAAACGACTTTGAACTAGTAAAATCTTACTCTACTGAACATACAAAAGGGATAACAGGGGTGCATTTGACGCGCGGAAATCTGATAACGAGTTCCACAGACGGCACTGTCAGAATTTCGAGTCCTACGGATCCACCGAAATCGATGGCTACTTTATGTTCACCTTTTGGAACAATTGCAAGAGTTAGTATCACACATTAtacaaaaagtattatatattaaaatggaaaGTCAGTATAAATGTCTTTGCGCCGAATATAAAgcttgaaaacaaatttttatttacaattacattTTGTGTGTAATcagatttcattattatatttataaaatattatatgtatattagcaaatattttctaaactcTTTTATTATGTACTTAGTTTATGATATctgatgttataataaaaatatattttttatgtttttcattttatagatGGATTACCAAAACGGCATTCTTGCGATATGTGGCAACGAAATCGTGGTATATCGGCCGATGTGttcaataaaagattaattattggaTAATTTCTATacgcattttataattgttatgtaggtatattgctttatatatatatatatatatatatatatatatatatatatatatatatatatatatttctaattttttcaataagattATCATGTATAAAACGCGTGTGAttccataatataatataaagttatatagagatacatttaaatatatcttgtttttattattgtattatatatgtgcctTGTGTTTTATTCCTGCGTAACATCTATAATggttatatttgataattgctATCTCCGAGAGATTATCTACTAGCATGTTGCATAGAGGGTTGTTGATAAACAAAGGCAGAGTTTGTGGAAAgtcatcattttataaaaaagagaaatgacCACTATCTTGCCGTGCAGACGTCATAATCTAATGGATGTAAAGTAGAAAATATCTGGACGAAGTATTTTGCCACAGgattgaaagataaattaactttGTAATAAACAAAGAGCAATGACTAAAATTTGTTGCGAGTTGCTCAGAGCtcatgtccttgacaacatatgccAAAGTCATTGAAATTGTTAAGGTCGGTACTAATATCAaggtttaataatttcttcattgttcggttaattaatattttgagaaagcATAACTCTCTctatacgaaaatatttttttctgattatatCATTCTGCCAAAACAATTTACAGAGAGCTTTTTTTCCTACaagtttgttataataataattaatattttatttttgtgatagtattaattagtttttgtaatatttgaaacttgtttattatacatataaataatacatatctgCTATATATCCGTTTCTTTGtagatttttagattttccAAAGATAATCATGCTCTTTATCCTgcatttgcattaaattaaagaagcattatcttcttatatttttttctaatgttcttaaaaacaaaaaattaaaatatcctaTTTACGTCTTTCATAAATTGTCTTTCACTGAGTGTAAGTATACATCACAGAATAATCAGTAATTACAGTGCGTGCTAAATCAGACGAAGATGAATATTGGTTCGTACTATTTCATGGAATTGTAATCTATAGTCGCTATATTTTGCGCTCCGATTCATTATTGTTAGAATTATTCCAAGATTTTTGGGTGTTAGCGATACGCAAGTATCATCTTTTTCTGTGCGGAAAAACCATTGTTTATGTTCGAAccgttcataattttttaaatattatgttaaatatttgttgtcACGCCATGTTTCTGCCATTCTGCTTTCAATTTCCGACAATTACTTGATTGATTGTCTCTCAAAGCGattatttctacttttttctTCATCCTTAGTTATTTCATTGAGCTTTTACGATCTGATTATTGATCTTCGATGTAACATTCACAATCATTTGCGTCGAACTTTCATCGAATTTAAAACTTTGAGTTGTGACCTCCCAGGGAGAAACATATAAAGTCGAATAGATGTACAAGAGACGTCTATTCTATACGCCTAAGGCTGAGGTAAATCGATTTTTGCATCTACATAAACGTTATCATTGTGGTTTCTTTTAGACTCGTTTActagacattttataaatatttatgagatcTCTTGTGTAAAGCTcgtattaaaacattaaaaattgaaattagattgaaatttgatcTATCAGGACAAGATAATTCTAGTTCTTTTGTgctaattaatcaaattccaatctttaatcttcaatGCGTAGACTGAGACGAATTTAATTCAACGAATTATTACAATGAGTTAATTCGAGTCTACAATACGGATACATGTTGAAAGTAAGCTTTCAACCTTTAGTTCTGTGCCCTAAATATTTgtctttcttgaatttttcgcACTGTGGCAAAGGCATGTAATCTGAGTTATGAgatgtaatatttcttatatctattatatctcTATAAATAGACAATAATTTAGGGTACAGAGCTAAAGGTTGAAAGCTTACTAATAGTGCATAGAGCAAATAATGCGCCGCATAGCGGTAAGcgaatgaattataaatccGCAATTAATCACTAGCCATTTTtccgtaaaataataatgtttattaaggCCCAATTAATACCGGTTATTGAACATAACTATACAGTCAGCAAGAATAGACGtatatctatctttctctctttaggtataatatatataaccattttttttgtcaatctCGAGATTTATATCTTGACAGAAATTTGTTCTTGATAATACAAAGTAAATACTAGTGTatgactataaatatattttatgattgttTTTCCAACAAcggaatttgtttttattatgatgctacatacatatattaatactttgaGAAATATAACTTCACTGCAATTAATAAGTAATCACAACAGCAAGACACTCTCGTTCGTCAGAcgttgataaaaatgtattgacGTTGATGGTGGACATTTTGAACATCtaccaaaataaataaacaaatattaacataaaaaaataattattataagatttattgatTATCCCATATCATTATAGCGTGAATTTGGAGTACAAGAGGTTATCTGAaagttatatgttattattcatGGTTGAATTCCATTTGAAATCagttaaaacattatttatttaaaatcatatatgattccattaaaaaaaaaaaacatcaatgACTTCTTGAAAACATTCAAAATGACCTTAATGCGACTTTCACCATCGTGTTTCCCTTTTTTGATTCATACTTCCtcctttactatttttatatatatataaaagtaagttATTTGAGGTGTAAGAGTTAAACGAAACAccttataatatacatatatatacatatatatacatatatacatatatacatatatacatatatatatatatatatatatatatatatatatatatatatgataattgctTAAAGACACCACCAACGCCACATTggcgtaaaattttattaatattgatatttttttcaaatacatgcttaaattattataataaataaaatctacttTATTAATAGTTGTCATGAAActttcgaattatatatatctccagTAATAAAAAGCTTTCCTATCGTCAACGGTCATACCACGTTGTAAAGCACCAGTTCTCGTCCGATCACTGAA
Encoded proteins:
- the LOC126853336 gene encoding solute carrier family 52, riboflavin transporter, member 3-A-like, which translates into the protein MLTQRLSNRRLLVDFLALMFGLGAWIGVNGIYVQLPLIVHTAPEEWSLPAHMVMLVQFANLGPILYTLYIKYTAWAHDRYIIYSLLSAGTCACIALSWLYNHTSFVFGKEHSTALLSLMFVTALVGCTSSVLFMPYMRNYREIYLVSYLVGEGLSGFVPSAVALIQGVGSNQVCTNVTKPGSTNLEFILKSDPRFSTQIFFIFIGTLLCLSFLSFLGLNLLPIALGERVKLPSSMEMLPTDTTAPPSYKTNSGWKMPKYTYYYLLIMMAIVCFLGNGTLPSIQSYSCLPYGSIAYHLTVTLASIAGPLAMSLGFFIETPAIKLLNILTAIILILSGIVLYLAAKSPNPPFQNSWVGEFMVVVLWITLCGLIGFVKMGITTLYRPDPGRGLYYTGVATQIGSLLGAITIFGLVNYAKVFQSYSPCAPLIKD
- the LOC126853334 gene encoding solute carrier family 52, riboflavin transporter, member 3-A-like — encoded protein: MRRSKICTIMKDDLQVNHYLGHVKCGRAIIHLLVILFGISTWIGVNGIFIELPLLVNIAPEGWNLPAYIVIVAQSANVGPAIYTFLRKKKCELNESLCILCLLCLQILAMGLLIFFYDKTTVIDGEKHSLILLVSVFFNALVGCFSSVLFMPYLHDFDDIYIVSYFIGEGLSGVLPSTVALIQGIGERLECNTTEIISLNASHVKFSGQYYFLFLTLILLMSLVAFIILRYFRFIQSRKNLHDTNFFTQTKVQLVNYIWHNEFDSSTNVWYIDQILSKKESEEAKCSTLKKANNLYVFKKIYLYILIGICCFFSNGFLPSIQSYSCLPYGHLAYQLSITCAQFINPLACFLTFWIKVSNIKNINCLSLICLIAGCYVICIALLSPTPPLQRSTIGIGLIVLFWIILSGVISYLKLIIVSFLKHISSSNKTLFNIGIVMQGGSASGAIISFVLINFTDFFKMYDFCSV
- the LOC126853337 gene encoding F-box/WD repeat-containing protein 9-like, with the translated sequence MDDENASCAYDSEEDTQVSLLDLPVEIFLHICSFLKASTLVHSLSLVCKQFYLILKDDSLWKARINHIWPDASYPLLRPAKVDKLFWKLSCVAIEKQRALWRQKECSMQKIASRPQGSTVDALLLMHDGTAYIAGARDRSLIYVNLCLSNESSTHSTCNIRSAHNGWIWDLTTVDNTIYSCSWDQSIKSWMLTNVGLVQQKTYKMSVSGALLCVSSCPEQSLFATGSYMRTVFVFDSRSGEKPIRQYRSHGGAVIKLAMNSEYILSASEDKTVSIWDQRAGRTMKHITIPGEAFPMSINMQQDCVCVGDNIAKLHVLNPKNDFELVKSYSTEHTKGITGVHLTRGNLITSSTDGTVRISSPTDPPKSMATLCSPFGTIARMDYQNGILAICGNEIVVYRPMCSIKD